TTCATAGAATGACATTATTATTGCAACATTCACCAATATTACTGCATATCGCACCTTTTACTAATATTGTGCAGCTCCAATGCACCCACTACCATGTGTCACCTTTTGGGTGGTGTTCATTGCTTTGCCTGCAGGACAGAAAGTTGAATTTCCGTCTCATTTGAGCAGAGAACAACCTTCCACATGTTACAGATATCattttgctttaaacttctcaacaGCACTCTCCCTGACATATTTTCTGTGTTCCACGTTGGTTGTTCAATAATGTGCTACAAGAcacctctgaggtcttcacacagcatctggattcatactactattaaattaaacagatggGCTGTGACTTCTAAACACATCTGGCTGCAGTGGTCTTTTTAGGGGTATTGATGTGAAGGGGGCGGAATACAATTTTACACACTTTTGAGATTTGAGCAACATGTGTTTTTCTCCTTCCATTTCCTAATTAGGCACTACTTTGTATTGGTCCATCAAATAAAGtcccaaaaacacattttcccaatTTCCTGTtggaatgtgacaaaatggaaaaacagtTGAGTGGGTATGGATGTTTCTTAAGGCACTGTCAAAACTGCATGTGGAttgatttgtgtgtttttgcaggTGTCTAAGGCTTCATCAGACCTGATGCGCTACTGTGGAGAGCATGCCAAGAATGACCCTCTGCTAATGGGCATCCCAACCTCAGAGAACCCCTTCAAAGACAAGAAGCCTTGCACTGTGTTGTAGCTGAATGTCGTTTAAACCTCTAATGTAACACAGCTGATAGTTGAACTCATCTTGCCTAAAGGCTTCTGTGGTGGTTACGTTTTTTTCACCTATACTTCCTAAATGAAATTAAGACCAAAGAAGTCCAGAAGTTGAGGGCTTTCGTCAAAGTTTCGGGTCTAGACATTGTTTGAACGAGACGGGCCCAGGTGTGACTTCACGTTTCTGATTGGCACAACTCGTAATGATTAATTGTCATTTGATGCCAAAACAACACCTCTTACTCAGTGGGCCAATCAGATAGTGACGTCTTTACCTTTTACTTTCATCGTGCTTGCTTGAGGAAAGAGTGAGTTTGTGCTCTGCTGATGAGGATCGCTCAAGATAACGACATCCTGTGAGTGGATTAACAGACTGCTGCCcattacaaaatgaaaaacagtgAAGAGTGGAGCTCTGTTGCCAGTGACGTTCACCTTATGCCTTAGGCAGCCATGGATTAACAATCACAAGTAATAATGATGAGGACAGGACCACTACATTGTTGTTCATTTAAAGA
The Fundulus heteroclitus isolate FHET01 chromosome 9, MU-UCD_Fhet_4.1, whole genome shotgun sequence genome window above contains:
- the si:dkey-44g17.6 gene encoding guanine nucleotide-binding protein G(I)/G(S)/G(O) subunit gamma-12, whose translation is MSSKTPSSSSIAQARRTVQQLKREARIERIKVSKASSDLMRYCGEHAKNDPLLMGIPTSENPFKDKKPCTVL